GTTTCGAACAGCTCGACGGTCACCTTGCGCCCGTCGTCGAGCACGCCCTTGGGATGGCGGATCCACTGCCAAATCTGGGCGCGGGAGATCTCCGCCGTGGCGGCGTCCTCCATCAGGTTGTTGATCGCCGCCGCGCCGACGCCGCGCAACCATGAGGCGATGTACTGGACGCCGACGCTGATGTTTTCGCGCAGGCCGCCCTCGGTGATCGGTCCCTCGGGGATGCGCAGGAGGTCGTCGGCGGTGACGACGAGGTCCTCCCGCTTGCGGTGGATCTGGTTGGGGCCGGGCATCTCCGCGTCGAAGACCTCCATGGCCACGGGCACCAGCCCCGGATGGGCCACCCACGTGCCGTCGTGGCCGTCGCGGGCCTCGCGCAGCTTGTCTTCGCGCACCTTCTCGAAGGCGCGGGCGTTGGCCTCGGGGTCGTTCTTGACGGGGATGAAGGCGGCCATCCCGCCGATGGCGTGGGCCCCGCGCCGGTGGCAGGTTTTCACGCACAGCTGGGAGTAGGCGCGCATGAAGGGCGTGGTCATCGTCACGAGGGCGCGGTCGGGGAAGAGGACCTCCGGTTTGTTGCGGAATTTTTTGATGAAGCTGAAGATGTAGTCCCAGCGGCCGCAGTTGAGGCCGGCGGCGTGGTCGCGCAGCTCGTAGAGGATTTCGTCCATCTCGAAGGCCGCCGTCACCGTCTCGATCAGAACGGTGGCCTTGATCGTGCCGCGGGGGATGCCCAGCTCGTCTTGGGCAAAATTGAACACGTCGTTCCACAGGCGCGCCTCGAGGTGGCTCTCCAGCTTGGGCAGGTAGAAATACGGCCCGGTGCCGCGCTCGAGGAGTTCGCGCGCGTTGTGGAAGAAATAGAGGCCGAAGTCGACCAGGCTGCCCGATGCGGGCCGGCCGTCGATGCGGATGTGCTTTTCCGGCAGGTGCCAGCCGCGCGGCCGCACGATGAGGGTGGCCACCTGCTCGTTCAGCGTATACACCTTTCCTTCCGGGCTTTCGTAGCGGATCGTGCGGCGGATGGCGTCGCGCAGGTTGATCTGTCCCTGGATGATGTTCGTCCACGTGGGGGAAGTGGCGTCTTCAAAGTCGGCCATGAATACCTTGGCCCCGGAGTTGAGGGCGTTGATGATCATCTTGCGGTCGACGGGACCGGTGATCTCCACCCGGCGGTCCTGCAGGTCGTGGGGAATCGGGGCCACGGTCCACTCGCTTTCCCGAATGTGTTTTGTCTCGGGCAGGAAAGCGGGCCACGCCCCGGCATCGAAGGCCTTCTGCCGCTCGGCGCGCCGGGCGAGGA
This genomic stretch from Calditerricola satsumensis harbors:
- the aceB gene encoding malate synthase A, whose translation is MNPKAAPSLDGIEITAPVPPEFAEILTPEALAFVAKLHREFDARRRELLARRAERQKAFDAGAWPAFLPETKHIRESEWTVAPIPHDLQDRRVEITGPVDRKMIINALNSGAKVFMADFEDATSPTWTNIIQGQINLRDAIRRTIRYESPEGKVYTLNEQVATLIVRPRGWHLPEKHIRIDGRPASGSLVDFGLYFFHNARELLERGTGPYFYLPKLESHLEARLWNDVFNFAQDELGIPRGTIKATVLIETVTAAFEMDEILYELRDHAAGLNCGRWDYIFSFIKKFRNKPEVLFPDRALVTMTTPFMRAYSQLCVKTCHRRGAHAIGGMAAFIPVKNDPEANARAFEKVREDKLREARDGHDGTWVAHPGLVPVAMEVFDAEMPGPNQIHRKREDLVVTADDLLRIPEGPITEGGLRENISVGVQYIASWLRGVGAAAINNLMEDAATAEISRAQIWQWIRHPKGVLDDGRKVTVELFETLLDEEMAKIRERVGDAFFAQGRFEEAAKLLADLATSKDFAEFLTLPAYDLLD